The Cutaneotrichosporon cavernicola HIS019 DNA, chromosome: 5 DNA segment CTGATGAGTTGTATCTTTATCTGGCCGTTTCACACGCTCACACCTGAAATTCATAAAGTGCAGCCCGAACAATGTTAAGCAATCTCCGCCGCAATCCATGTCTCCGCCGCTTATACCGGTTACAATATACCGCGGTAATTCACAGGTGACAAGTTGACAGCCCCCGGTCCAACTCGCGATTGTGCCATCGCGGGATACGAGATAGGCATTGCACTCGGAACTACCGCACATCAGAAACACTCGCGGGAACGACAGTGCAAGAACCAATCGCGTAATGAATACGCAGTTGAGCGCAATTGCATTTGTGACAGAGCGACGATTCTGGGGACGGCATGTGGCAGACGCTCAACGCATGCCGCTGAATGTAATGTCTTGGTATAACCACGACCCGGTGACACCAACCCATAGTGATTCAACATGGGGAATACGTGTGGATTTTAGTTTCTGGGCCGTGGATAGACAGATAGACATAACATAGCCTAGGTAATGGACGAGCCCACACAAATCCCATGGCGCAATATACCCCCCGCAAATTCACTGTGGAAATCTGGGGGAACGCCACACCAGACCTTTCCTACCTTCCTTTACACTGTTGAATGCCTCGTTCGCGCAGCTGACTTTCGCCACTCGGCCTGGGAAATCACCCGCggcttgagctcgagcgtgACCAAGACCGCATGCCGTGCTTTCCCAGGCCACGTTGAGTATTGAAAAAGCAATACGGCCGAGAGTTGAGCGGACACCGCCGCCTCAGAGCTGTACGTAACCTCCCTGATCCCAGGAAGCTGTGAACGAAAATAGAGTGCATATTGCATTGTCAATGGAATCTTGGATGCCTCCCAGACTCCTTGCTGGAGGTGACAGGGCCACACGAACTGAAGCCTTGAGAGCATTCCTCGACCGTGGTCCACCTGCCGCTCTCCTGACACATCTGAGAGCCGAAAATTGGAGTTGAGTGACGGGTTCATAGTTGGCATCGATGGCGATGAGTAGAGCTCTGTTCTCCCGACCGAAACAACCTGTTCTCCAGTCTGCATCACTCACGACATTCGCTATTCGCCCTCACCAACCGCACCTGCCTTCTTGTAGTGGCGGATCGCATACCACTGTATATCTCAACTACTCGTTGGCACGATAAGTCACATCCATCGTTAGTTAGTAATGACGGCTCGTCCCTCGGTAACGATGACTGGTTACAGTCACATGACATATCGTTCATTATATATGTCTCGTTACTATATTACACTTCCAACGTATGTATCACCTTGTCACAACGTCAATACGACTACACTGGACCTATGTCCACCCCGCCTGTCTCGAGCAACCCGACTATCGGTGAATACCATCTCTCTACGACATACTAGAGGAGCTCAGATGGCTCCACTCGCTACACCCTCATTCCACTCATGACCTAATCACTATCATACTCTACCCCAGTCTCTCAGTCCGATTGCTCATAATGCTGGAGTTGATGAGCGAGCGCATTAGATGACTGCCCATACTGACAGTCTGGTACTCCAGTTCTAACTTGTTCATCTACTTGAGCTCATTTTGGAATTGCGACGCGAGTGATGGGTTCCTGGCGCTCAAGCCCCGCTTGGCACGCACGAGAGCTGCAATGTAAGACGGAGGACAGTATTTCCAGACCCAGAACGGCCACCCATTCGGGGCGAACTTGGATGAGACAGAACCATGACGTTTGTTGAGAGTGGCAGCTCAAAGCGTAACGTCCTCCACAGACGCGCCGAGAGCGAAAACGAGCATCGCGTGAGCATCCGACTTGACTGCGTCTTTTTCAAGGTCGTTGCGGAGCACACCGAAGATAGCAGAATAAACCACTCTCACCTGACGTAAAAGAGATACAACGATGGGACGAGGAACTTGACGCTGTCCGCCGTGATGACCTCAAAGTCACCCGTGGTCCAGTCCGCTTCTACTTGCCCCTGGATCCGAGATCCTTGCTATCGTCGGCCATGGCGTTGTTTGAGTTACAGAAGGAAGCGACACTACGTTTATATCTCAAGACACAAGGGTGCACCTGCGAGAGGGGAGACGGGGCAGCGATAAGTTTCGCTATTCGCCATTCGCCATTCTCGCCACCCATGAAAATTTCATCGTTGAGGAGTGATGTCGTCAACGACACGTAGAGCTGGTGTTGGGTGAGGAACCAATCTCCCACTCCGTCGCCTCGCAAGCGCCATACGGAGTTTTATGGCATTTTACTCGTCCGTCCCGTTTTGCTGGGACTCAAGAAACGAGATAATACTAGACGGAGCAGACACACGTCCGCGGGGCTAAGCACGTCAAGTATATCGATCCGTTGGCTGGTGCGGTGTCGCTTCAGTGGGATTAGGCTGACCGAGTGGGTCTGGGCGTGCGCAACTGTCGCCCTTCCATCAAACCGATCCCCGATTTGTGCCGCCCGGACCATTTGTGTCGGCATTTGGCAAGCGCCCGTGCTTCTGTTCCCGTCGGCAACGTCTCGCATGACCCCGTCACTACACGCAAAGTTGATACATGCGCCCTCGATTCATCAGAATATCTCCTGCTCGCTTAGTCGGCACAtgcgcgccctcggccgGCTGCCTGCCTCCACGGACCTGCTACTCCCCCATGAAGCCCCGGTTGGAGCTTGAGACGCGGTGTCTATTCCTAAGCAGTCCACTCTCAACCAACCCACCTGAGCTGAGCCTCGCTAAACGTATTGTCCGTGAGGTGCAAGTTGAACCGGGAAATGAAATTGTAGGACTGGTTACTCTGCGCCTCAGACCATGCACGAGTAAGCGCACCAAGGTATGGCGCGGGACAGGCTTTCCACATGAAATATTGAAAACGGTAAGGATTGAACGCGGCCAACTTGTTGTCGGAATGATGCTGCAATACTGCGCGACAGATATCCGCGTCGTTGGCAATCGCCCCGATGGTAAAGTACTGGAGCGCCGTGTCGGAGTTGGCTAGTTCTTGGTTAATGTTATGGCGGAGGACTTTGCAGTATGGCTGGGATACCTCCCACTTGTGCAGGAACTTGATGAGGTTATTGATACATAACCAGTCTGGGAAAGTGAGTGCCTTGGTTGGAGATAAGAGTCCTTGGAGTGGTATGTTTACGATGAGGTCCAGGAAGAGGTCGAAGATGGCCGACGTCTCGATCTCAGCATCGGGGAGCGTGACAGAGTACTTGAATGGCCAGGAGGGCGGGGACTCGAAGGTCTGGGCGTCGCGGAACAGCTTACTTGCGTTAGTTAGCTCTCGATACAAATTACAGTACCTCGCCCCAAAGAGATGGTATGAGGGGATCAGGTAGCGCACACTGTCGGACGTGATCACTTCAAAGTCGCCTTGGGTCCACACACTCGACTCGGTGTACTTGGCTGTTGAGAGGCCGTGTGGCATTTTCTCCACGGGATGGGTGAGGTGAGGACAGTGCTGGAAGCATGGCTCAAGTTGGGCCTCAGATGAGTCGGTGGCAAGGCAGCGCCCTCTACATCACTTTGAGGGGGTGCTATCAGaggggcggcgagggcggcacACGACGACCATACCTTGTCATCATTCTCATCcggtgctgctgctgcaaCGGACCTAAACATTCCCCCGCCTGCACAGCATATATCAGGAGGTGCACTGCCTTGCGTTCGGCGCAGGTCTCGGCGTCCCGGAATACCGCGGTGGATTATCGCGCGTGAGGTGGTCTTACGAGACGCCGAAGAGGTGCTTGGGAACCAGGAAGGGCAGACCGTCCGACCCGAGTAGCTCAATGTCGCCCTCTTTCCAGTTTGGGTGGGCTCGTGGTCGGCGGAGGCATCCATGGCGTGCAGACGAGAACAAAGGAGAGTTTTCAGAGTTGATCCTCGATGAGTCGTCCTACGTCGGCCGGCCGGCGTGCCAGGGGGTTTACGGTGGTAATGTTGGGGAGAGTGTTAAGAGTAAGTGTTAGTTATGAGTTTGCGGTGGCAAGCATCTCTAGCATAGTTGAGACAATCTAGATCTCCATTCACTTGCTAGTCGGCGTTGGAGCCTCGCCGTACCTCACCctgtcggcggcgacccaCGAGCTCTGCCCGCCCTCGGTGGTCCACCCGATCGGCCCGATGTCACACTCGGCACAAATCAGCCACTTGACTTTCCCTCCGGCCCCTGGTGCACCGGCTGGCAGCGTCGCATCGACATTGCGCGAGAAGCCGATATTGTCGAACGCGTATGGTccgccgtcgacgcgccaGTATGCCGTGTTGCCCGGTGGAGGGAATGGCGTGGCGTCGTGTGGAAGCTTGAGTCGAGTCAGAGACGTGTTGGAGGAAACTCACAATTGCACCCTCACACTCCTCCCACGACGCAACCTTGGGCCCAACAATAACACATCCACACCCGTCGCGCGGAcagacgaggcggcgcgcgtTGATTGGAACGCCATCAAAGCTGCCGGACACAGTGAGGTCGTGTTTGGAATGGTCGGCgaacgacgaggtgggcggCTTGGGACGCTGCGAGGCCGCAGCCAGCGCGGCCATGATGTCGCTCTGCGAGTATCCTGCAGGAAGGCCCTCCATTTTTGTTtggtggtggagtgggaggTCGGAGGCGTGGAGGTCATGACGATGAgcgacctccacctggCAACAACGGCCGGGAGTATATAGAAGCCGCTGTGGAGGGTAATGTTGAGAGGAGCTCTCACAGCGTGGTTCATGCTGGGATACACTTCTCTTGTCCCCACTCTCccctgccccactctgcCAAGAGAATTAGGAACTCTCTCAATCAAATTAGGATGTGGTTAAGTATTCAATATTTCCTCACGGATCGACGGAGTGAGGCCCACTCTCTCCATGTCTCGCCCTTGCCTCTGTACCCGCCTCTGCAACCCCAGTCCTCCGGAGAGCTGCTACGCGTGTAGAACGACAGGAAAACTCACACCACCACACTCCCGCACTGCTGCACTCATACATCACTCTCTAGAAATCTAGTGGCCGTTGGTGGGAAGAGGGGACGCGACAGAAGCGGCGGAAGGGGTGGCGGCGTGAAcgttgtcctcctcctcggcgaggagacgctcAGCCTCAAGGGCAGCCATACACCCAGAGCCAGCCGAGGTGATAGCCTGGCGGTACCGCTTGTCCTGGAcgtcgccggcggcgaACACGCCGATAACCGAGGTCTGGGCGGTACCGGGGACAGTGATGATGTagccgtcctcgtcggtcgCGACCTGGCCCTTGACAAGCTCGGTCGCGGGGATGTGGCCAATGGCGTAGAAGAGGCCGTTGACCTGCAAGTCTGCAACCTCGTTGGTCTTGACGTTGCGCACCTTGAGGCtctggaggagctcgccgtcaccgCAGGCCTCAGTGGCGACCGTGTTCCACACAACAGTCACCTTGgggtgcgcgaggaggcgcttgGCCATAATCTTGGACGCGCGGAGCTCGTCACGGCGCACAAGGACGTACACGTGCGACGCGTACTTGGTGAGGTAcatggcctcctcggcggccgagtcgccgccgccgataACGGCCAGAGGCTTGTTGCGGAAGATGGGGACGGCACCGTCACAGACAGCGCACGCCGAGATACCGCTCTGCCAGTACGTCTCCTCTCCGGGAAGGTTCATGCGCTTGGCGGAGGCACCGGTGGCCATGATGACGCTGCGGGTTAACGGGCGGCTCTATACCGGGATTCCAGAAAGCACGACATGTGCGGAGTGAGAAATGAAATTCCACACAGTCGCAGTGTTCTGGGAGCGGTAGACTCACGTGTCAGCCGTAAGGAACTCAtgatcctcctcctcgccctcgacccagTACTTGAAGGGACGGAGCGAGaggtcgaccttggcgacgGTCTCGGTAATGATCTCAGTGCCGAAGCGCTCGGACTGGGCGCGGAACTTGTCCATAAGGTTGGGGCCGGTAATGCCCTCGGGGAAACCGGGGAAGttctcgacgtcggtggtggtggtgagctGGCCACCGGGAGCGAAGCTGCCTGTCAGCGCCTAATCGGGGCTTAGTCGGGGATGGCGCTCCCTCCAGGAGGGTGGAGCGAATGTTGCCGATTATGTTCGGAGCGGCCGAGAGATGTAGCCGGGTGCGGCATTGTCTCCCGACAACGGCGGTAACGATCCCACCAGGCTCGGCGGAATAAACAGTGGGTGTCTAACACTTACCCGTTGGCAAGCATGCCCTCGTAAAGGACGGGGTTGAGGTTGGCACGCGCGAGGTAGATGGCGGCGGTGTGGCCAGCGGGGCCCGAGCCGATAATGACAACCTCCGAGTGCTTCTTGGCTGAGCGGGGGCCGTTAGTGGCGGGGATCGCGGGGATGGGCGCCATGATGGTCGTGGTTTGGTGTTTGTTATCGAGAGACGAGAGGGGAGCCAGACGCGTAGGGGTGGCGGACTGAGTGGGCGGAGCGGTGTGAATTGAGCGCGCGAAGCGAAGTGGGCGGGTTGGGCGAGCGAGTGTTGGGAGGATAGATGCGCGCCGCAGAGAGTTGCGAATTAGAGGAGAGATGATGGGCAAGAAATGTGAGTAGGAGGTTTATCAAGTGATGGAAGTCGCAAGAACAGAGAAAGGGAGCGGTTAAAGGTGAACGGAAAAACACgtctggtggtggtggggtgaTAGGGTGATAGGGCGGTGGATAAAGGGACGGGCGCTTTGTACGGGATGTTAGGTAAGGCATTAACcgaccgaggccgaggtgggcTCATCATTTTGATTCTAAACCTGGCCTTGAGTGGCCAACACCGAAAACTCGCAGGACACGCAGGACACGCAGGACACGCAGGATGACACCATCCAAACCCCGAGATATGCATGTGTGCATCTCATTGCATCATCTGTTCTGCTCAACGCCGAGTGGGAATGTTAAAACTTGCTAGCTGACGATGCCAGATTGTGTTCAAACGGCCGGACATTGCTTGGCGCATGGCGCAGGTGACAAAGCTGGATATCCGGGTTCGGAGCCAATCACCCCGGGAAATCTGCGCCAGCCACCTTGGCTGATGAACGGAAGGGTGGAATGCGGCGTGATTCCGAGACTGTCCATCAGCAGCCGCTCGGCCACGGCTCGTTACTGGAGACGTTCGTCCAGGTGTTGACATGCATGGAACTGGGAGGTCCGCAACAGGTGTTCGTGTCAGATGCCAACAAGAGCCATTATTTATCAACTCGTTCTCCCCAATCTtctgccccactccctcGCTCCCTGATCGTTGGTCATAGGTCAATGGGTCAGCACAGTCGGATTGTGAACATTTCTGCCCCACTCTAACGCTGCATGTGGTTGAAGgacgtccttgtcgtcatCGCTTCCGGCCCGTGTTCCAGCGGTTTTGAATTGCCTCGCCAGAGCGGCTTGGACATGGGAGCTGTCTCACAACCGTGCAACCGTGCGCCAGGCAGCAGTACATCTCTAGTTCCTAGATCCTGTCATGGGCCCTCTGTCTACAATCGTATAGTTGTGTTAttgctcgccgccgagccgtCCTAGAGTCGTTAGCGCTCAGTATTGATACATCATGTTGGGTTCCTAGCCAGGTGCGCGACCCAGCCATCGGATTCCTGGGCCACTACTAGTGGCCCAGTGTGCGCATCAATCCTCGCGCAAGAACCATAACTCTGGCCACGCGCTGTTTCGACGCAACTTGTCCCTCAGGGTTCCCCGCACGGCCGTGActcgaggctgcgcggAAGGCCTGAACCCAGAGTGCGGAACCTGCGTTGCAATGCAAGGGGCGCCGCTATGTGCGCCCGGGCCTTTGCCCCCCCGCCAACTCGCGGCGGGGAGATCAATTCCGGGCAGGTTGTACGTCCGCCTTTTACACGCCTGCACCATTACTCTGGCGCAGGTGCTGCAATATGACGCTCCTGCGGGTCGCGCATGCTCTTGGCTCACACCTTTTACGTGGACATCATCGCGCAGACTCACCTTACTTGGAGTCCATAAAGGTCGAAAAGAACGCGTCGGGTGAGATCACGTCGATGCCGTTTGCTGTCGCCTCGCGGCTCTGCTCATCTTTGATGCTTCCCACGTAGATACACCGGCGATAGGGGACGATGTGCGGCAGGTTGCGCATTTTGATGAGGTCGGCAATACTGATCTTCTCGGTGTCCAGCAAGGCGAGGCCCGACTCGGCGTGGTTGCACACGCGCGCCCATTGACGGCAGAGCTTCAGCAGCGTCGCGTAGTCGGTACACTCAAAAATCTTTCCAAGCCAGTCGATCCACAGCTCGCACGGCTGCCTGAGCACCAGCATCGGTGGTGCTGCCGATACGACAAGGCTACTCGTCTCGGTTGACATCTCGCCAGCGATTCGGCGTTGATTGTCGTCCAAGGAGAGCGCCTGTGTGAGTGCGACGAAGGAGCGAGCGGGATCGGGTGATTTCTTCTTCTCAATCATGTCGTTGACGTAGAGTAGGGTGGTTGGAGTGATGTATGCGGCCCAGTTGGGCGCGCTGCGGATTACGTTCATTATCTCGCCAAGGGAGCGATGCTGTaggaggaagaaggtggGTGAAAACGTCACCAGCCCGCCCGTCTCCCAGATTGGCCGCAGCTGCCAGCGCGAGATTATCGAAGTGAGGTCCGCGCCAATGGACATGTAGCGCGTTTCCTTGGTGAGAGTTCGTCGGAACCTTTTACTCGTGGTCGTTTGGGAGAATGCGCCATTGAGCACGAGGATCGTCTCGGGGTCCTCATTATTCGGCTTTAGACCACACCGTTCGGCGGTGGCAACGATTTCGTGGTACAGCACAGTGGGGCGAAAATAATTAGGGACGACGCTCAGCGTCTTCTCCTGCCCTAGCTGGGATgccgtgtcgtcgtcgaagcCAAAGCTGGAAGCGATACTGTGTAGACGACGGGGGATTGCTAGAGCAGGCGGCTGCTCTTTCTGGGCAAACGGCCGCACGGGGTTAGGCAAGTCCGCAACCTTCTCGTTCGGCACCAGGGGCACCTTGACGAGGAAAGCGACATAGGTGAGCTGTTCCATCTTCCATCcgttgaggtcggcgtcaACGCCGATCCTCGACTGGTCCGCGCGTGACATCAAGAGGATGTTGCGGGACGTTACTAGGAGATTGGGCGCCCGCACCTCGTCCAAAAAAACCAATATCTGGTGTCAAGGAGAACGGCAGTGGCGACTCACATTCCTTCGCTCCATCTTCCTCTGTAGGCTTTGCCAGATCTCTGACGGTTGCCGTGGCACCTCGACCAACGCCCATTCGATGATTCGTGCGCCCTCAATCAACAACAGTTGCAAACAACGCcggtcgacctcctcgaaCAGATAAGTATGCTGGGTGTTGATGTGCTTCTCCAAAAAGGACGACTTCTCGGATGACCAACCACTGCGTAGGGTAATGTCGACTAGGCCTTTGGTGTACGCGTCTGGATGAGCATTGGCGTGGGCAGCGTGAAACGTGCACAGCACGCGTGTGGCGGCGAGAGCCGGCTGCTCCTGGATAGAAGATGTGGCTggtgggagaggtggaggggcCGCGGATGGCTGTGGAGGGTTCGCGGATGGTTGTGGAGCGGGAGGGGTTGTGGTGGGCTGGGGAGGGGTTGTGGATGGCACAGCTGCCGCGCGACGAAGTCGAGGGTCCCGTCTAGCCTCGTATGACCCGCGTCCGGGTGCCGCTGGGAGCGGGTTCGGGGGACTCCACTGCTCTTGTTGCAACTGTTGTGGCTGCTGTAGTGATGGTCCAGATAATGACCCTGCGCGATATGTTGGGCGAGGACCGAACGAGGAACCTGGTCGTTTACTTGGACCGGGGTAATCGGGAGCTGCGCCGCCAAAGCCCGCAGGTGCGTTCGGGGACTTGCCGCCGTTCATGGGCGAAATACCGCCTTGATACGGTGACCGATTGCTGAGTCCGTGCGGAGAGATACCGCCGTACGGGGAGACATCGCCGAATGCCCCGTGCTGAGGGAGTCCAGGTCCTGACAGTGGCGAGGTGCTGCCTGCCCACGAGGGAGAGGTTACATACTGCTGCCCGTTGGTCGGAAGccgcggaggaggttgatgtTGAGCAGTCCAAGTCCGACgaggcgccggcgcgggtggaggagctggaccCGGAGGGGCTGCCATTGATCGGATGACAGGTGGTCGTGTGGCAGGAGGGCGAACAGCGGCAGTAGTGGGTAGAGGCAGGGGTGTAGGGGCGGCTGGAGACACCTGCGTCACAGAAGCTCGGCGATCTGATGGTAGGCGACGTACCGACTTGTCGCGGGCAGGGTCCACCGAAATGTCGATCAGTTGGATCCGGCTCGGCTGCTGATACTTCGGCCTGTCGGACAAGTTGACAGGCATATTGGGCTTGGGACGGACCGACGCGGACACCGGTGTACCGGAAACTGGTGTCCCGGACGAGGCACTGTTTGCAGAGGGCCGAGAAGGTCCAGCTTCGGCGTTCTCGGTGGTGATAGACAAGGAAGGGCTCTTGGGCTTTGTTGGCGATGGTGCCTTCGCTGGAGGTTCTGGTGGCAGTGATCCTGTTGACGGTTTCGCGGTGAAAGGTACTGTCGCGGTGGGGTTTGTTGGGAGTGCCTGCGCCGCGGGCACCGGTGCAGTGGTCGcggctcgaggagcagcggGAACGGCAGgggcaggaggaggaggtgtATGAGCGACAGCACCGGCAAACGAAGGtgcaggagcaggagcaggtgCGCGCACAGCTGTCGGCCCAGTACGGGCTGCGTCAGTACGGCGTGTCTCGTTTTGCCGCTCAAACACTGAGTCGGCACCCACGGCGCGGTAGTTtcgtggtggtgaggg contains these protein-coding regions:
- the TRR1 gene encoding uncharacterized protein (Belongs to the class-II pyridine nucleotide-disulfide oxidoreductase family) encodes the protein MAPIPAIPATNGPRSAKKHSEVVIIGSGPAGHTAAIYLARANLNPVLYEGMLANGFAPGGQLTTTTDVENFPGFPEGITGPNLMDKFRAQSERFGTEIITETVAKVDLSLRPFKYWVEGEEEDHEFLTADTVIMATGASAKRMNLPGEETYWQSGISACAVCDGAVPIFRNKPLAVIGGGDSAAEEAMYLTKYASHVYVLVRRDELRASKIMAKRLLAHPKVTVVWNTVATEACGDGELLQSLKVRNVKTNEVADLQVNGLFYAIGHIPATELVKGQVATDEDGYIITVPGTAQTSVIGVFAAGDVQDKRYRQAITSAGSGCMAALEAERLLAEEEDNVHAATPSAASVASPLPTNGH
- the DSS4 gene encoding uncharacterized protein (small GTPase mediated signal transduction) yields the protein MEGLPAGYSQSDIMAALAAASQRPKPPTSSFADHSKHDLTVSGSFDGVPINARRLVCPRDGCGCVIVGPKVASWEECEGAILPHDATPFPPPGNTAYWRVDGGPYAFDNIGFSRNVDATLPAGAPGAGGKVKWLICAECDIGPIGWTTEGGQSSWVAADRVRYGEAPTPTSK